One genomic window of Cyprinus carpio isolate SPL01 chromosome B8, ASM1834038v1, whole genome shotgun sequence includes the following:
- the LOC109052069 gene encoding trans-Golgi network integral membrane protein 2-like isoform X2 — MMRLTALFIVVLCFYQVGSKALLSKVSGENSGPHDAEDGTSVLPSTAANGPKSNDVDASNNNDPDNNIGEKPKAEQKNPSESNKDNKENPPQTPEETQSKNNKANDPKSKTQTEDVNENTPPENAKKDETESKNEGNVKDKQHALSQNETNNPKNKNEAAPKKEPKEKATTAAQNIADDGQAGSKPAEGGGGQTKDDETGQQEHKDVVGETSGEKGDKKTTTAEQNEEGGDETDGKSEEQSPGPETPADEGVQNGDSVNDTEDEDGDDTADELSNEQDTSNSKTEKKDNKVNTYQQEESAENSHFFAYLVCAVILVAVLYIASHNKRKIIAFVVEGRRSRGTRRPKTSDYHKLDQN, encoded by the exons ATGATGCGCTTAACAGCGCTGTTTATCGTTGTCCTCTGCTTCTATCAAG TTGGCTCCAAAGCACTGCTAAGTAAAGTTTCAGGAGAAAATTCTGGACCACATGATGCAGAAGACGGTACAAGTGTTTTACCGAGCACAGCTGCAAATGGGCCAAAAAGTAATGACGTAGACGCTTCAAATAATAATGATCCAGATAACAACATTGGTGAAAAACCAAAAGCAGAACAGAAGAACCCATCTGAAAGCAATAAAGACAATAAGGAAAATCCCCCTCAAACTCCTGAAGAAActcaaagcaaaaataataaagcaaacgATCCAAAGAGTAAAACCCAAACTGAAGATGTTAATGAAAACACCCCCCCGGAAAATGCTAAAAAAGATGAAACGGAGtcaaaaaatgaaggaaatgttAAAGACAAGCAGCACGCACTTTcccaaaatgaaacaaacaatccaaaaaacaaaaatgaagctgCACCAAAAAAAGAGCCTAAAGAGAAGGCGACCACAGCTGCACAAAATATAGCAGATGATGGACAAGCAGGCTCTAAACCTGCTGAAGGTGGTGGAGGACAAACAAAAGACGATGAAACCGGTCAACAGGAGCATAAAGACGTTGTAGGTGAAACAAGTGGTGAAAAGGGTGACAAGAAGACGACCACAGCTGAACAAA ATGAAGAGGGTGGAGATGAAACAGATGGCAAGAGTGAAGAGCAGTCACCTGGACCTGAGACCCCTGCAGACGAAGGCGTACAAAATGGTGATTCAGTAAATGACACTGAAGATGAAGATGGTGACGATACTGCTGATGAACTTTCAAATGAACAGGATACATCTAACAGCAAAACCGAAAAGAAGGACAATAAAGTGAACACTTATCAACAAGAGGAGAGTGCAGAGAACAGCCACTTCTTTGCCTATCTGGTCTGCGCTGTTATACTGGTGGCTGTGCTGTATATCGCCAGTCACAACAAGCGCAAG ATCATTGCCTTCGTCGTTGAGGGCCGGCGATCAAGAGGCACACGGAGACCCAAGACATCTGATTACCACAAACTCGACCAGAAT tga
- the LOC109052069 gene encoding trans-Golgi network integral membrane protein 1-like isoform X1, producing MMRLTALFIVVLCFYQVGSKALLSKVSGENSGPHDAEDGTSVLPSTAANGPKSNDVDASNNNDPDNNIGEKPKAEQKNPSESNKDNKENPPQTPEETQSKNNKANDPKSKTQTEDVNENTPPENAKKDETESKNEGNVKDKQHALSQNETNNPKNKNEAAPKKEPKEKATTAAQNIADDGQAGSKPAEGGGGQTKDDETGQQEHKDVVGETSGEKGDKKTTTAEQNIADDGQAGSKPAEGGGGQPQDDETGQQEHKDVVGETSGEKGDKKPTTAEQNEEGGDETDGKSEEQSPGPETPADEGVQNGDSVNDTEDEDGDDTADELSNEQDTSNSKTEKKDNKVNTYQQEESAENSHFFAYLVCAVILVAVLYIASHNKRKIIAFVVEGRRSRGTRRPKTSDYHKLDQN from the exons ATGATGCGCTTAACAGCGCTGTTTATCGTTGTCCTCTGCTTCTATCAAG TTGGCTCCAAAGCACTGCTAAGTAAAGTTTCAGGAGAAAATTCTGGACCACATGATGCAGAAGACGGTACAAGTGTTTTACCGAGCACAGCTGCAAATGGGCCAAAAAGTAATGACGTAGACGCTTCAAATAATAATGATCCAGATAACAACATTGGTGAAAAACCAAAAGCAGAACAGAAGAACCCATCTGAAAGCAATAAAGACAATAAGGAAAATCCCCCTCAAACTCCTGAAGAAActcaaagcaaaaataataaagcaaacgATCCAAAGAGTAAAACCCAAACTGAAGATGTTAATGAAAACACCCCCCCGGAAAATGCTAAAAAAGATGAAACGGAGtcaaaaaatgaaggaaatgttAAAGACAAGCAGCACGCACTTTcccaaaatgaaacaaacaatccaaaaaacaaaaatgaagctgCACCAAAAAAAGAGCCTAAAGAGAAGGCGACCACAGCTGCACAAAATATAGCAGATGATGGACAAGCAGGCTCTAAACCTGCTGAAGGTGGTGGAGGACAAACAAAAGACGATGAAACCGGTCAACAGGAGCATAAAGACGTTGTAGGTGAAACAAGTGGTGAAAAGGGTGACAAGAAGACGACCACAGCTGAACAAAATATAGCAGATGATGGACAAGCAGGCTCTAAACCCGCTGAAGGTGGTGGAGGACAACCACAAGACGATGAAACCGGTCAACAGGAGCATAAAGACGTTGTAGGTGAAACAAGTGGTGAAAAGGGTGACAAGAAGCCGACCACAGCTGAACAAAATGAAGAGGGTGGAGATGAAACAGATGGCAAGAGTGAAGAGCAGTCACCTGGACCTGAGACCCCTGCAGACGAAGGCGTACAAAATGGTGATTCAGTAAATGACACTGAAGATGAAGATGGTGACGATACTGCTGATGAACTTTCAAATGAACAGGATACATCTAACAGCAAAACCGAAAAGAAGGACAATAAAGTGAACACTTATCAACAAGAGGAGAGTGCAGAGAACAGCCACTTCTTTGCCTATCTGGTCTGCGCTGTTATACTGGTGGCTGTGCTGTATATCGCCAGTCACAACAAGCGCAAG ATCATTGCCTTCGTCGTTGAGGGCCGGCGATCAAGAGGCACACGGAGACCCAAGACATCTGATTACCACAAACTCGACCAGAAT tga